The following proteins come from a genomic window of Hydractinia symbiolongicarpus strain clone_291-10 chromosome 2, HSymV2.1, whole genome shotgun sequence:
- the LOC130629525 gene encoding nucleolar protein 12-like, which yields MGKVPTPGHKKRNKLILSFDDSARKEYLTGFRKRRQQRKEKAQTEIEKKLKNKIRQERTKKRKANQDKINDILQGIHMPYDNMNTTSEQCEKVDFGTHEVTIKTDIDFAETGLIMAQSKNDEVTPASSKLKEVKKKEKPVKKMHKEKPVRKINKYKGGKVRRKKK from the exons ATGGGAAAAGTTCCTACTCCTGGACATAAGAAACGCAACAAACTGATCCTTTCGTTTGATGACAGTGCACGGAA AGAATATTTAACTGGTTTTCGAAAGAGGCGGcaacaaagaaaagaaaaagctcAAACTGAAATCGagaaaaaactgaaaaacaaaATCAGACAAGAAAGAACCAAA aagcGAAAAGCAAATCAAGATAAAATTAATGATATTTTACAAGGAATTC ACATGCCATACGACAATATGAACACAACATCCGAGCAATGTGAGAAAGTTGATTTTGGTACACACGAGGTCACGATAAAAACAGATATTGATTTCGCGGAAACAGGGTTGATTATGGCACAATCTAAG AATGATGAAGTTACACCAGCAAGTTCTAAGCTAAAAGAAgtcaagaaaaaagaaaaaccagtGAAAAAAATGCACAAAGAAAAACCAGTGAGAAAGATAAACAAATATAAAGGTGGAAAAGTTAGAAGGAAGAAAAAATGA
- the LOC130629524 gene encoding zinc finger protein 883-like encodes MKTNEGGEGGALQDESKADVLRYEDLKERSGQIAEDQIKVEEDLDDVECDQGGQQNTEKNVQINTVYQKDREIENSEQNDVEMGNKEQDDGELNNAEQNNGEVNDAEQGDGEMNSAEQDDGEINNAEQADGEINNAEQADGEMNSAEQEDGDNTTVLLVEVNLSKEDGSSEAVTLELLCPSSLVVEESEPQSAEKEPGHERDKRQFECDICHKSFKQRHHLKAHLMIHTGEKPHKCEECNKAFIKKHDLKRHMQTHAKEETPDSKLEEDSSRKIFRCDECDKTFARKKGLVAHSIIHKGRQFTCSVCEKRFYRGADLQRHALIHTDKKPHKCDTCGEEFRHSFLLTNHMKRHTGENLLFCSFCDKTFVSISRLKQHFRTHTGERSYICDVCGDSFVHHSTLKSHKLSHSEVQPYTCNECGKSFNRKSNLKKHLRIHNDEKIYKCHLCGEGFMHHSTMKAHIFVHGGEDPFSCNLCGKTFNRRSNLKKHQRIHLVQAIQEEIITPRVERASVEVNTCETAAMQLMTEDVAACRAIMNEDGVVVAEESENIQEEVVICSELENRTCPICDKVLKNKNHMRQHLLTHTSEKPFECEECGKKFNRKSNLRKHEKIHTGVKPHGCNVCGKRFLLIYDLNRHKKIH; translated from the exons ATGAAAACAAACGAAGGAGGAGAAGGAGGAGCGTTACAAGACGAGAGCAAAGCTGATGTACTAAGGTATGAAGATCTGAAAGAAAGAAGTGGTCAGATTGCTGAAGATCAAATTAAAGTTGAAGAAGACTTGGATGATGTTGAGTGTGACCAAGGCGGACAACAGAACACTGAGAAAAATGTTCAAATAAACACCGTCTACCAAAAAGATAGAGAGATCGAAAATTCGGAGCAAAACGATGTAGAGATGGGTAATAAAGAACAAGACGACGGAGAGTTAAATAATGCAGAGCAAAACAATGGAGAGGTGAATGATGCAGAGCAAGGCGATGGAGAGATGAATTCTGCAGAGCAAGACGATGGAGAGATAAATAATGCAGAGCAAGCCGATGGAGAGATAAATAATGCAGAGCAAGCCGATGGAGAGATGAATTCTGCAGAGCAAGAAGATGGAGACAATACGACTGTGTTGTTAGTGGAAGTAAATCTATCAAAAGAAGACGGATCATCAGAAGCTGTAACTTTAGAACTTTTATGCCCCAGCTCTCTCGTGGTTGAAGAATCAGAG cctCAGTCCGCAGAAAAAGAGCCTGGACACGAGAGAGATAAAAGACAATTCGAATGCGATATTTGCCACAAGAGCTTTAAGCAACGTCATCACCTGAAAGCACATCTCATGATTCACACTGGAGAAAAACCGCATAAATGTGAAGAGTGTAACAAGGCTTTTATAAAAAAGCACGACTTGAAACGTCACATGCAAACTCATGCGAAAGAAGAAACTCCTGATTCAAAATTGGAAGAGGATTCGAGTAGAAAAATATTTCGCTGCGACGAGTGCGACAAAACGTTCGCGCGCAAGAAAGGATTGGTTGCACATTCGATTATTCACAAAGGGCGACAGTTCACCTGTAGTGTGTGTGAGAAGCGTTTCTACCGCGGCGCTGATTTGCAACGCCATGCATTAATTCACACTGATAAAAAACCTCACAAGTGTGACACCTGTGGAGAAGAGTTCCGACATAGCTTCTTGTTAACCAATCATATGAAACGACACACGGGTGAAAACCTTCTGTTTTGTTCCTTCTGCGATAAAACATTTGTTTCGATTAGCCGTCTTAAACAACATTTTCGGACACACACGGGGGAGAGGAGTTACATTTGTGATGTGTGTGGTGATAGTTTTGTACATCACAGCACTTTAAAGTCTCATAAGCTCTCTCACAGCGAGGTGCAGCCTTACACGTGCAATGAATGTGGAAAATCTTTCAACAGGAAATCGAACTTGAAAAAACATTTACGAATACATAACGACGAAAAAATTTATAAGTGTCACCTCTGCGGAGAAGGGTTTATGCATCACAGTACAATGAAGGCGCATATATTTGTACACGGCGGAGAAGATCCGTTTTCGTGTAATTTGTGCGGCAAGACTTTTAATCGACGttcgaatttaaaaaaacatcaacGCATCCACCTCGTTCAAGCCATTCAAGAGGAGATCATAACACCACGTGTCGAACGCGCATCCGTAGAAGTGAACACATGTGAAACGGCAGCTATGCAACTCATGACAGAAGACGTGGCGGCTTGTCGAGCGATAATGAATGAAGATGGCGTCGTTGTTGCGGAGGAATCGGA aaatatcCAAGAAGAGGTTGTCATATGTTCCGAGTTGGAGAATCGCACATGTCCTATCTGTGATAAagtgttaaaaaacaagaatCATATGAGACAACATTTGCTCACACATACTAGTGAGAAACCGTTCGAGTGTGAAGAATGCGGTAAGAAGTTTAACCGCAAGTCTAACCTAAGGAAACATGAGAAAATACACACAGGTGTGAAACCACATGGTTGTAATGTGTGTGGAAAGAGGTTCCTTCTCATCTACGATTTGAATCGCCATAAGAAAATACACTAA